From the Cucurbita pepo subsp. pepo cultivar mu-cu-16 chromosome LG05, ASM280686v2, whole genome shotgun sequence genome, one window contains:
- the LOC111795546 gene encoding probable serine/threonine-protein kinase PIX7 translates to MMLLGDPTAVYGGSVVVVGVKMDSQSRELLTWALVKVAQPGDCVIALHVLDSAVVAEGNSTLLSLVKSFDSVLSAYDGFCNLKQVELKLKVCRGSPVRKIIRREVDSYGEASLILGTSKTHHRIRSSVSVAKYCARKLSNRFSVLAVNNGKVIFQRLATFPIKDQSRDKGGDKNYATIVEEINESKSVGLAANFINGHRLHKSDSGCNDKTERDSVQSALSLLERNDSATDLVDQLQDNGVWNSLALVPFQKPQEISKSNSIVKRGSLQWKSSWSLLRRIFLSKQHVDKSSKKFPMFQGVLHIPNFQSSSALVYPDQKQNSSDQDQSSTIDGENGAIVPYVSSHVLESLPKEVLDLKDKYSSTCRLFTYEELLLATSNFMPENMVGKGGSSYVYRGRLPDGKEIAVKILKPSETVLKEFVQEVEIIATSAHKNIISLLGFCLEDNNLVLVYDFLSRGSMEENLHGCKKDVNSFGWQERFKVAVGVAEALDYLHNCREEAVIHRDVKSSNILLSENFEPQLSDFGLASWASSCLQITCTDVAGTFGYLAPEYFMHGKVSDKIDVYAFGVVLLELLSGRKPISDNCPKGEESLVMWAKPILMEGKVSQLLDPSLGSDYNHDQIGRMILAATLCIRRAPRQRPQISLVLKLLQGDEEITTWARQQIDESNEFDASDEEPLPTNIQSHLNLALLGLEDDLLSVSSGIQSISIEDYLQGRCSRSSSFN, encoded by the exons ATGATGCTCCTCGGTGACCCTACCGCCGTCTATGGCGGCTCTGTGGTCGTCGTTGGGGTTAAAATGGATTCTCAGAGTCGGGAACTGCTTACTTGGGCGCTCGTTAAAGTTGCGCAGCCTGGAGATTGTGTCATTGCTCTTCATGTTCTTGATTCTGCCGTTg ttgcaGAGGGAAATTCGACTTTGCTCTCTCTTGTGAAGTCGTTTGACTCTGTATTGTCCGCCTATGACGGATTCTGCAACCTGAAGCAG gTTGAATTGAAGCTCAAGGTCTGCCGAGGCTCGCCGGTCCGGAAAATTATTAGACGGGAAGTTGATTCTTACGGCGAGGCTTCGCTAATTCTCGGTACTTCTAAAACTCACCATAGAATCCGTTCGTCGGTATCGGTTGCGAAGTACTGCGCTAGAAAATTGTCGAACAGATTCAGCGTTTTAGCCGTCAATAATGGCAAAGTTATTTTCCAGAGATTAGCGACTTTCCCAATTAAAGACCAGTCTCGAG ACAAGGGTGGGGACAAGAACTATGCGACCATTGTAGAAGAAATTAATGAATCAAAATCTGTTGGGTTGGCTGCAAACTTTATCAATGGTCACCGGTTACACAAATCTGACTCTGGTTGTAATGATAAAACGGAGAGGGACTCTGTTCAGAGTGCTCTGTCTTTGCTTGAACGAAATGATTCCGCAACTGATTTGGTGGACCAGTTACAGGACAATGGTGTTTGGAATTCATTGGCTTTGGTACCATTTCAAAAGCCTCAAGAAATTTCGAAGTCGAATTCCATTGTCAAGCGAGGATCGTTGCAATGGAAATCGAGTTGGTCACTTCTGCGTCGGATATTTTTATCCAAGCAGCATGTAGACAAATCATCAAAGAAGTTTCCTATGTTCCAAGGTGTATTACACATACCAAACTTCCAGTCATCGTCGGCCTTGGTTTATCCAGACCAGAAACAAAACAGTTCTGATCAAGATCAGAGCTCCACAATTGATGGGGAAAATGGTGCAATTGTGCCATATGTGTCCAGCCATGTTTTGGAAAGCCTTCCTAAAGAGGTATTGGATTTAAAGGATAAATACTCGTCCACTTGCAGATTGTTTACTTATGAGGAACTTTTGTTGGCAACTTCTAATTTTATGCCTG AGAATATGGTTGGTAAAGGAGGGAGTAGCTATGTTTACCGAGGGCGTCTTCCCGATGGCAAGGAAATTGCtgtcaaaattttgaagcCATCTGAGACTGTTCTAAAGGAGTTTGTTCAGGAAGTTGAGATCATTGCAACTTCAGCTCATAAGAATATTATATCTTTATTGGGTTTTTGTTTGGAGGacaataatttagttttggtctatgattttctttcaagaggaAGTATGGAAGAGAATCTTCATG GTTGTAAGAAGGATGTGAATTCATTTGGTTGGCAAGAGAGGTTTAAGGTTGCTGTTGGTGTTGCTGAGGCACTTGACTATCTACACAATTGCAGGGAAGAAGCTGTGATACACAGGGATGTGAAATCCTCTAACATTCTTCTTTCGGAGAATTTCGAACCGCAG CTTTCGGATTTTGGCCTTGCTAGTTGGGCATCGTCGTGCTTACAAATCACTTGTACTGATGTAGCTGGAACATTTGG TTATTTGGCTCCTGAGTATTTCATGCACGGCAAAGTGAGCGACAAAATCGATGTCTATGCATTCGGCGTGGTACTCCTTGAGCTACTCTCAGGTAGAAAACCAATCAGCGACAATTGTCCCAAGGGGGAGGAGAGTCTCGTAATGTGG GCAAAGCCAATTCTGATGGAAGGCAAAGTTTCACAATTGCTAGATCCAAGCCTAGGCAGTGACTACAACCACGATCAAATAGGTCGAATGATTTTGGCTGCTACCCTTTGTATTAGACGAGCACCGAGACAACGCCCTCAAATCAGCCTG GTATTGAAACTTCTCCAAGGTGATGAGGAAATAACAACATGGGCAAGACAACAAATCGACGAATCAAACGAATTCGATGCGAGTGACGAAGAACCTCTACCTACTAACATCCAATCACACCTTAACCTAGCGTTGCTTGGCTTGGAAGATGACTTACTTTCTGTTAGCAGTGGAATACAAAGCATTTCCATAGAGGACTACTTGCAAGGTAGATGCAGCCGCTCTTCAAGCTTCAACTAG
- the LOC111795084 gene encoding uncharacterized protein LOC111795084: MSLVDPSVGRVLIWIVTFVLFFSVLSGGGCLLMYITLPETENTAWLPVAGLSLVCLPWFFWFLTFLYRIISRACGFRVSLGLVVNEDAAATNNENADNNTHNESPQSDAGCQANKEDVNQRQSNSSSNGSGASRESEKPLAITMAS; encoded by the coding sequence ATGTCTTTGGTCGATCCATCAGTTGGACGTGTATTAATATGGATCGTTactttcgttctcttcttctcGGTTCTCAGCGGCGGTGGATGTCTTTTGATGTATATTACCCTACCTGAGACCGAAAACACCGCATGGCTACCGGTCGCAGGCTTGTCATTGGTCTGCCTCCCTTGGTTCTTTTGGTTCTTAACTTTCTTGTATAGAATCATCTCACGTGCATGTGGTTTTAGAGTCTCTCTTGGCTTAGTTGTGAACGAAGATGCAGCGGCAACAAATAACGAAAATGCCGATAATAATACTCACAATGAATCCCCTCAAAGTGATGCAGGGTGTCAGGCTAATAAGGAGGACGTCAATCAAAGGCAAAGCAATTCATCGTCAAACGGCTCGGGAGCGTCTCGTGAAAGTGAAAAGCCATTAGCCATAACGATGGCGTCGTAA
- the LOC111796195 gene encoding uncharacterized protein LOC111796195, whose amino-acid sequence METQKKEEDNLTAPASSSGFLGKLEEKYKELKENAETYPYVWGSYIVVYGGFALWTGYRWRKLRKTEDRVRALQEKLRQRYEAEQSAKQSANSVASVEKVSQSVKQPPSNQ is encoded by the coding sequence ATGGAAACtcagaaaaaggaagaagataatTTAACTGCTCCTGCTAGTTCCTCTGGGTTTTTGGGTAAATTGGAAGAGAAGTATAAGGAACTCAAAGAGAATGCAGAAACATATCCTTATGTGTGGGGCTCATACATTGTTGTCTATGGTGGTTTTGCTCTTTGGACTGGCTATAGATGGAGAAAGCTTCGGAAGACCGAGGATCGAGTGCGTGCGCTACAGGAGAAGCTTCGACAACGTTACGAAGCCGAACAGTCTGCCAAACAATCGGCCAATTCAGTGGCATCAGTTGAAAAAGTCTCACAATCTGTTAAACAGCCTCCTTCCAATCAGTAA
- the LOC111796257 gene encoding glutathione S-transferase zeta class-like: protein MAENVASPPLKLYSSWRSSCSQRVRIALNLKGLNFEYKAVNLLKGEQFTPEYEKLNPIGYVPTLVDGDIVIADSFAILMYLEEKYPQHPLLPSDLSKRAVNYQAANIVSSSIQPLQNLVVLKYIEEKSGPEEKLHWVQRVIEKGFAALEKLLKAHAGKFATGDEIFLADVFLAPQIHGAINRFSVDMSKFPLLSRLNEEYNAIAAFQDAEPSKQPDAPQSSS from the exons ATG GCTGAAAATGTGGCGTCGCCTCCGTTGAAGCTTTACTCGTCCTGGAGGAGCTCTTGTTCTCAACGTGTTCGAATTGCCCTAAACTTGAAAG GGCTAAATTTTGAGTACAAAGCCGTTAACCTACTGAAGGGAGAGCAATTCACTCCCG AGTATGAAAAACTCAATCCTATCGGTTATGTACCTACTCTCGTGGATGGGGATATCGTTATTGCCGACTCTTTTGCTATATTAATG TATTTAGAGGAGAAATATCCTCAGCATCCTCTGTTGCCAAGTGATCTGAGTAAAAGAGCTGTTAATTATCAG GCTGCAAACATTGTTTCTTCTAGCATACAGCCTCTTCAAAATCTAGTTGTTCTG AAGTACATTGAGGAAAAATCTGGTCCAGAGGAAAAACTTCATTGGGTTCAACGTGTCATTGAAAAAGGTTTTGCAG CACTTGAAAAGCTGCTAAAAGCTCATGCTGGAAAATTTGCTACTGGAGATGAAATCTTTCTG GCGGACGTGTTTTTGGCTCCTCAAATTCATGGCGCCATTAATAGATTCAGTGTTGACATG TCCAAATTTCCACTTTTATCCAGGTTGAATGAGGAATACAATGCCATAGCAGCATTTCAAGATGCAGAGCCATCAAAGCAGCCTGATGCTCCTCAAAGCTCTAGCTAA
- the LOC111796140 gene encoding 60S ribosomal protein L10-like, protein MGRRPARCYRQIKNKPYPKSRFCRGVPDPKIRIYDVGMKKKGVDEFPFCVHLVSWEKENVSSEALEAARIACNKYMSKFAGKDAFHLRVRVHPFHVLRINKMLSCAGADRLQTGMRGAFGKPQGTCARVDIGQVLLSVRCKDNNSQHAQEALRRAKFKFPGRQKIIVSRKWGFTKFSRADYLKFKSENKIMPDGVNAKLLGCHGPLANRQPGRAFLSEAA, encoded by the exons ATGGGGAGAA GACCTGCTAGATGTTATCGCCAAATTAAGAATAAGCCCTACCCAAAATCGCGATTTTGTCGTGGTGTCCCCGATCCCAAGATCAGGATTTATGATGttggaatgaagaagaaaggtgTTGATGAATTCCCCTTCTGTGTTCATCTTGTGAGttgggagaaagaaaatgtatcCAGTGAGGCTTTGGAAGCAGCTCGTATTGCCTGCAATAAGTATATGTCGAAATTCGCTGGGAAGGATGCGTTTCATTTGAGGGTTAGGGTGCATCCTTTCCATGTTCTGCGAATTAACAAGATGCTTTCATGTGCTGGGGCTGATAGGCTCCAAACTGGAATGAGAGGTGCGTTCGGTAAGCCCCAAGGAACTTGCGCTAGAGTGGACATTGGTCAGGTTCTTCTTTCTGTTCGTTGCAAGGACAACAACAGCCAACATGCTCAGGAGGCCCTTCGCCGTGCTAAGTTCAAGTTCCCGGGTCGTCAGAAGATCATTGTTAGCAGGAAGTG ggGATTCACTAAGTTCAGCCGAGCTGATTATCTAAAGTTCAAGTCAGAGAACAAGATTATGCCCGATGGTGTTAATGCCAAG CTTCTTGGATGCCATGGCCCTCTAGCAAACCGTCAGCCTGGAAGAGCTTTTCTATCTGAAGCTGCCTAA
- the LOC111794835 gene encoding glutathione S-transferase 2-like gives MNMAAGEGYPLKLYSYYLSTCAQRVRIALNLKGLRFEYKAVDLMKGEHLSPDFLKLNPVGFVPALVDGDIVIADSFAIIMYLEEKYPQHPLLPSDLYKRAINYQAANIVSSSIQPLQNLIVENYIEEKCGVEDKLSWVHMIIGKGFLALEKLLKDHAGKFATGDEIYLADLFLAPQLYRAIETFNVDMSKFPLLSRLYEEYKEVPAFEDAAPEKQPDAPSQTSA, from the exons ATGAATATGGCGGCGGGTGAAGGATATCCATTGAAGCTCTACTCGTACTACCTCAGCACTTGTGCTCAACGTGTTCGAATAGCTCTTAACTTAAAAG GGCTAAGGTTTGAGTACAAAGCTGTTGATCTTATGAAGGGAGAGCATTTGAGTCCTG ACTTTCTAAAGCTCAATCCCGTTGGCTTTGTACCTGCTCTCGTGGATGGCGATATCGTCATTGCCGACTCTTTTGCAATAATAATG TATTTAGAGGAGAAGTATCCTCAACATCCTCTATTGCCGAGTGATCTTTATAAAAGAGCTATCAATTACCAG GCTGCAAATATTGTTTCTTCAAGCATACAACCTCTTCAAAACCTAATTGTTGAG AATTATATTGAGGAAAAATGTGGTGTAGAGGACAAACTTTCTTGGGTTCATATGATCATTGGAAAAGGTTTTTTAG CACTTGAGAAGTTACTAAAGGATCATGCTGGAAAATTTGCCACTGGAGACGAAATTTACCTG GCGGACTTGTTTTTGGCACCTCAACTCTACCGTGCCATAGAGACATTCAATGTTGACATG TCCAAGTTTCCACTTCTGTCAAGATTGTATGAGGAATACAAGGAGGTACCAGCATTTGAAGATGCAGCACCAGAGAAGCAGCCTGATGCTCCTTCTCAAACCTCTGCCTAA